Proteins encoded together in one Theileria parva strain Muguga chromosome 3 map unlocalized ctg_530, whole genome shotgun sequence window:
- the ispD gene encoding 2-C-methyl-D-erythritol 4-phosphate cytidylyltransferase family protein: protein MKKWNEFFSILFLTSVLNFYFKFNFITFVSSSRRDRDFEHPNSRKLSNSLFLQDSSNNSLNNNLNPNYVSIHDFNKPLSQNNPKIFLNKAFNDRLCDTNVGSKLTAKAIFLCGGLGKRLNYDFGGLGSDYYIPEGMPKAKQFIHIYNVPLFVYSLSEFIHNPNVSEIIIVTRPSWFHKVLEMILKSKEFISNYPAIERHIHEEPETADHIPDDTPDLSEKSLKRGFVFAYDLKNNNFVLDLHLIEPSYNTNSTNQDNLQKRYKIIKFCESGPERFNSAYNGLRNLGEYTGGDEIVIIHDGVRPLVRLIDLKELISTANKFGGAVPGYQSPDTVKLAQNHKVLRTLDRSKTFIIQTPQAFKYKIIKEAYDNVLESDSFKYEPQLFNQFTDDASFVESQLRNHVVIVKGNRNNLKLSYNSDLDLFKYYLHHTFFLKDHK from the coding sequence ATGAAGAAATGGAATGAATTtttctcaattttattCCTCACATCAgttttaaacttttattttaaatttaatttcattacATTTGTCAGTTCTTCCAGGCGAGATAGGGATTTTGAACATCCTAATTCTAGAAAATTGTCAAACTCTTTATTCCTTCAGGATTCTTCCAATAACTCTctaaataacaatttaaacCCCAATTATGTTAGTATTCATGACTTTAACAAGCCTTTAAGCCAAAATAATCCTAAAATTTTCCTAAACAAAGCCTTTAATGACAGATTATGTGACACCAATGTTGGCTCCAAACTAACTGCCAAGGCCATTTTTTTATGCGGTGGATTAGGTAAAAGACTTAATTATGACTTTGGGGGACTAGGTTCtgattattatataccgGAGGGTATGCCAAAGGCAAAGCAGTTTATTCACATATATAACGTCCCTCTGTTCGTTTATTCTCTCTCTGAGTTTATTCATAATCCCAACGTATCTGAGATAATCATAGTCACTCGACCTTCCTGGTTCCATAAAGTGCTTGAAATGATCTTGAAATCCAAAGAATTCATCTCTAACTATCCAGCAATTGAACGTCATATACATGAGGAACCGGAAACTGCGGATCATATTCCAGATGACACTCCAGATTTATCAGAGAAATCCCTAAAAAGAGGTTTCGTTTTTGCATAcgatttgaaaaataataactttGTGCTTGATTTACACCTGATTGAACCCAGTTACAACACGAATAGTACAAATCAAGATAATCTACAAAAaagatataaaattattaagttTTGTGAGTCAGGACCTGAACGTTTCAACTCGGCTTATAACGGGTTGAGGAATTTGGGAGAGTATACAGGAGGTGATGagatagtaataatacACGACGGAGTAAGACCATTAGTCAGACTTATTGACCTAAAGGAGTTAATAAGCACTGCAAATAAATTTGGAGGAGCCGTTCCCGGATACCAGAGCCCGGACACTGTTAAATTGGCTCAGAATCACAAGGTTTTGAGGACTTTGGACAGGTCCAAAACCTTCATCATACAAACTCCTCAAGCTTtcaagtataaaattattaaagaGGCCTACGATAATGTTTTAGAATCTGACTCTTTCAAATATGAACCACAGCTGTTTAACCAATTCACAGATGACGCAAGTTTTGTGGAATCTCAGCTCAGAAATCATGTAGTCATAGTAAAAGGGAATAGGAATAACTTAAAACTCAGTTATAATTCAGATTTGGATCTATTTAAGTACTACTTGCATCACACCttttttttaaaagatcacaaataa
- a CDS encoding CW-type Zinc Finger family protein yields MADSGLEPNYSQSFSRNTTSDSLNAETYKVNKGNLDGQLTKTYHDQDMPTDTATLSDSKIETEIAPKDQEFSSETNNFNLTTTAEDSEKVVAYNENNQESSLLSKENSEATSLQEMKGEQQELIKELNIPIELDQNFAPQPFKFDPNDLNIPIKYDHSGEAAPTDLPSLLKKLDIPCDSDVLTSSTYSNEQFNPPPDKASSEMAECDDTEPFYIYPKTKGQQKVSQNLGYNNVGMPMKHQYNSMDFSNNLGLRELSNKLGYRDTDTQRFNDLSSNQELNDLNRHDFPDLRYDYQHDRAPPGLLNYDVYGNRLMEPTRQDFYKKHLDTDMYGYEDSRYKRRRGSSQYSQSHNPFSSDENLQHHNLKLSQGQMSEPGLVGRETTDVHGREYYDPDLYNRDMRYKQDYGRITFSDMVNGFQSTNTHTYTDTAASHSFADTFDNSHQQDAVPGLNVQPVTVENWAQCENCKKWRRLPLNVDTDQLPETWVCSLNVWDPVYNSCNVPEEIYPEHNAKNVQPDKIVDNENLEFNQVPMNRVGHPYHEPKHHKRGPGRSKLVSKGYNLMHKDMSDISVEDKRYSRDYTDRDGMRTPTINNRYYEDNSRRESSRRMSMSRTLLSPIVSNISSYDEECEVVKFNLPSANTQFNNGYFKNESTSVSGEYNEENQTNPFAPDYKQNLKRKGQNEEKGRDTRLSHPLRDRLTLYSDNLTSLLATELPHSALFLDNSKRHTVKEDDFAHDETKPKESVTKDVYIKEEGNININYAYKTSWNHKTPDSNDMGATSYSQPNERNYPDRNKFNELLHNRSDFLRIYNRLSTQIPTLSEIKGNEESQFSNSPDPESSDDSEDYDSDDQRSNPDMDNEDNRNSGRNSISKIIDKNDLLQLLYNFAQKQLNGEEASTDQNILHCNKYNYVNTNLSSIIKYKDQLDATHPNDSMDNPELVNYEPVNYKMEVNSEDRERNHYQASRESLKTDKETNEDLSRDDQSDDEELTDDQMTDEEFEDDNHLKMDKKSHLDYPLPNIKQLSKRCRNLDNPDQQNLNLDDPEINSNYSMLMQPIPQNFNQGDNLNNYNNNIIKMLSIPISYKSNEQEVNIQPDNINLLSLPIPDLSLPDLSMSDLNNSSTQYVA; encoded by the coding sequence ATGGCCGATTCAGGACTAGAACCTAATTACTCTCAGTCCTTCAGCAGAAATACGACCAGCGACAGCTTAAACGCTGAGACTtataaagtaaataaagGAAATCTCGATGGTCAGCTGACTAAAACGTATCATGACCAGGATATGCCCACTGATACGGCCACGTTATCGGATTCGAAAATTGAAACTGAAATCGCTCCTAAAGATCAAGAATTCTCAAGTGAAaccaataattttaaccttaCAACTACTGCCGAAGATAGTGAAAAAGTAGTCGCATACaatgaaaataatcaaGAAAGTAGTTTATTAAGTAAGGAAAACAGTGAAGCTACCAGCTTACAAGAAATGAAAGGAGAACAGCAAGAATTGATAAAGGAATTGAATATTCCAATAGAGCTGGACCAGAATTTCGCACCGCAGCCTTTTAAGTTTGACCCGAACGACCTTAATATTCCGATAAAATATGACCACTCAGGAGAGGCAGCTCCTACAGATTTACCAAGCTTGCTTAAGAAGTTGGATATCCCTTGTGATTCTGACGTTTTAACGAGTAGTACTTACTCAAATGAACAATTTAATCCACCTCCTGACAAGGCTTCGTCAGAAATGGCAGAGTGTGATGATACTGAGCCGTTTTATATATACCCAAAGACCAAAGGACAACAGAAGGTTTCACAAAATTTGGGATACAACAACGTGGGTATGCCAATGAAACACCAATATAACTCTATGgatttttcaaataatcTCGGATTACGGGAGTTGTCTAATAAATTGGGTTATAGAGACACAGATACTCAGAGATTTAACGATTTATCAAGTAACCAAGAActtaatgatttaaatagaCATGATTTTCCAGATTTAAGATACGATTATCAACATGACAGAGCACCCCCGGGATTACTAAACTATGATGTTTACGGTAATAGACTTATGGAACCTACCCGACAAGACTTTTACAAGAAACACCTAGATACTGATATGTATGGCTATGAAGATTCCAGATACAAGAGAAGAAGAGGGTCAAGCCAATACAGTCAGTCTCACAATCCTTTCAGTAGTGACGAAAACTTACAACATCATAACTTGAAACTAAGTCAGGGACAAATGAGTGAACCTGGTCTGGTTGGAAGAGAAACGACGGATGTTCATGGCAGAGAATACTATGACCCGGACCTCTATAACAGAGACATGAGATATAAACAGGATTATGGCAGAATTACCTTTAGTGATATGGTTAATGGGTTTCAGTCAACTAATACCCATACTTATACCGACACCGCAGCATCACACAGCTTTGCAGACACATTTGATAACTCACACCAACAAGATGCTGTTCCTGGCCTTAACGTACAACCAGTTACTGTTGAAAATTGGGCACAGTGTGAAAACTGTAAAAAGTGGCGCAGGTTACCGCTAAACGTTGACACTGATCAGTTGCCAGAAACCTGGGTCTGCTCCTTGAACGTGTGGGATCCAGTCTACAACTCGTGTAACGTACCTGAGGAAATATATCCAGAACATAACGCAAAGAATGTTCAACCagataaaattgttgataaCGAAAATTTGGAGTTTAATCAAGTGCCCATGAATAGAGTGGGCCATCCCTACCACGAGCCTAAGCACCACAAGAGAGGACCAGGTAGGAGTAAGCTCGTCTCTAAAGGATACAATTTAATGCACAAGGATATGAGTGATATTTCAGTTGAGGACAAAAGGTATTCACGAGATTATACAGACAGGGATGGCATGAGGACACCGACAATCAACAACAGGTACTATGAGGACAATAGTAGAAGAGAATCAAGCAGAAGAATGTCCATGTCAAGGACACTTCTCTCACCTATTGTATCCAACATCTCAAGCTATGACGAGGAGTGTGAAGTGGTAAAGTTTAATCTCCCCAGTGCAAACACTCAATTTAACAATGGTTACTTCAAGAATGAAAGTACCAGTGTTAGTGGGGAGTACAACGAAGAGAACCAGACTAATCCGTTTGCCCCTGATTataaacaaaatttaaagagAAAGGGGCAAAATGAGGAAAAAGGTAGAGATACACGTTTATCACACCCACTGCGAGATAGACTAACACTTTACTCTGACAACTTGACAAGCCTGCTCGCCACCGAGTTACCTCATAGTGCCTTATTCCTGGATAACTCTAAACGACACACCGTAAAAGAAGACGACTTTGCTCACGATGAAACGAAACCTAAGGAAAGCGTTACAAAAGACGTATACATCAAGGAAGAGGGGAACATTAACATAAACTATGCGTACAAGACTAGCTGGAACCATAAAACCCCAGACTCGAATGACATGGGAGCTACAAGTTATTCACAGCCAAATGAACGAAATTACCCTGATCGAAATAAGTTCAACGAGTTATTGCACAACAGAAGTGACTTCCTCCGTATATATAACAGGTTATCGACACAAATCCCAACATTGAGTGAAATCAAAGGCAACGAGGAGTCTCAATTTTCAAACTCACCGGACCCTGAATCATCAGATGACTCGGAAGATTACGATTCGGACGATCAGCGTAGTAACCCAGACATGGATAACGAAGATAATAGAAACAGTGGTCGAAATAGCATAAGTAAGATCATTGACAAAAATGACCTGTTGCAGTTGTTGTATAATTTTGCCCAAAAGCAGTTGAATGGAGAAGAGGCTTCGACAGACCAAAACATACTCCACTGCAACAAGTATAACTACGTCAACACTAACCTTAGCAGCATAATCAAGTACAAGGATCAACTCGACGCCACACACCCAAATGATTCAATGGACAATCCAGAGTTAGTTAATTACGAACCTGTCAACTATAAAATGGAAGTTAATAGTGAAGATAGGGAGAGAAATCACTATCAGGCGAGTCGAGAAAGTTTAAAGACGGATAAAGAAACTAACGAGGACTTGTCCAGAGATGACCAAAGCGATGACGAGGAGTTGACGGATGACCAGATGACTGatgaagaatttgaagatGACAACCACTTAAAGATGGATAAAAAGAGCCATTTGGACTATCCACTCCCCAACATAAAGCAATTGTCGAAAAGGTGTAGAAATTTAGACAACCCTGACCAACAAAACCTAAATTTAGATGACCCGGAGATAAACTCCAACTACTCAATGTTAATGCAGCCAATACcccaaaattttaaccaaGGTGATAATTTGAACAACTACAACaataacataataaaaatgcTCAGCATACCGATTTCCTACAAGTCAAATGAGCAAGAAGTTAACATACAACCTGACAACATAAACCTCCTATCACTGCCGATTCCAGATTTGTCACTACCGGATTTATCAATGTCAGATTTAAACAATTCAAGCACCCAATACGTTGCTTGA
- the RPL24 gene encoding Ribosomal protein L24e family protein — translation MSSVTTTIKTEHCNFTDYRVYPGRGKKFVARDGKVYFFINGKSAAFHKRKVKPAKLKWNLAWRKANKKFQTELFNRKRSKKTSRPQKAIVGLSLDDLKSKRSQATKPAPKLNVKQSLLMDTKDKNRRSFDNSKSHQPTTSKSNVPKKLQRATVRN, via the exons aTGAGTTCAGTCACTACTACTATTAAGACAGAACACTGTAACTTTACTGATTACAGGGTTTATCCTGGCCGCGGTAAGAAGTTCGTCGCACGTGACGGGAAAGTTTACTTCTTCATCAACGGCAAATCCGCCGCATTCCATAAACGCAAAGTCAAACCCGCTAAACTCAAATGGAATCTC GCTTGGAGAAAGGCGAATAAGAAGTTTCAGACTGAATTGTTTAATAGAAAACGTTCAAAAAAGACATCAAGACCACAAAAAGCCATTGTCGGTCTCTCCCTAGATGATCTCAAATCCAAACGCTCACAAGCCACCAAACCCGCTCCCAAACTT AATGTGAAGCAATCGTTATTGATGGATACGAAGGATAAGAACAGGAGGAGTTTTGACAATTCAAAGTCTCATCAGCCCACAACCTCAAAGTCAAACGTCCCAAAGAAACTACAAAGGGCCACTGTACGCAATTAA
- the CETN1 gene encoding Centrin-1 — MLKRPVMSSARLGPLNNNTHQYRKRRELTEDQKSEMKEAFELFDTTGSGRIDAKELKVVMKALGFDPSKEDLRAVMNMADKDGSGTISYDDYFSIMTNKILERDPMEEMSRAFQLFSDPNTGNISFKSLKRVAEELGEMVSDEEIKQMILEADRDGDGEINESEFIKVMKKSNLF; from the exons ATGTTGAAAAGACCCGTTATGTCCTCAGCTCGTTTGGGACCCCTCAATAACAATACACACCAATACAGAAAAAGGCGTGAATTGACTGAGGACCAGAAATCTGAAATGAAAGAGGCTTTTGAGCTTTTTGATACCACAGGATCAg GCCGTATAGACGCCAAAGAACTGAAAGTTGTTATGAAGGCGCTGGGATTCGATCCTTCCAAAGAAGAT CTCCGCGCTGTAATGAATATGGCCGACAAAGATGGCTCTGGAACTATTTCATACGACGActatttttcaattatgACCAACAAAATA CTGGAAAGGGACCCTATGGAGGAAATGTCGAGAGCTTTTCAACTTTTCTCAGATCCAAACACTGGAAATATCAGTTTTAAA AGTCTGAAACGGGTGGCCGAAGAGCTCGGCGAGATGGTATCCGACGAGGAAATCAAACAG ATGATTTTGGAAGCGGACAGAGATGGCGACGGGGAGATCAACGAATCTGAGTTTATAAAGGTCATGAAAAAGTCAAACTTATTTTGA
- a CDS encoding Double-stranded DNA-binding domain protein — MDQINLEGAELENAKRNPEQEELKRQQLLEARRVGLRSILTVEAQERLNRISSVKPEKATLIENFLLQNAQKYAYGTSKVTDQELKQIIEAITKSQSNTGTIRIQRKRWDSDDEI; from the exons atgGATCAAATAAACCTTGAAGGAGCTGAGCTAGAAAACGCCAAAAGG AATCCAGAGCAAGAGGAGCTTAAGCGGCa GCAATTATTGGAGGCTAGAAGAGTTGGTCTGAGATCAATACTCACAGTAGAAGCCCAAGAGAGAC tGAACAGAATCTCAAGTGTTAAGCCTGAAAAAGCCACTCTCATAGAAAATTTTCTGCTACaa AACGCACAGAAATATGCGTATGGAACGTCAAAAGTGACTGATCAGGAGCTGAAGCAGATTATTGAG GCAATCACTAAATCGCAATCTAACACAGGAACCATTAGA ATACAACGGAAACGATGGGATAGCGATGATGAAATTTAA
- the crp-6 gene encoding 40S ribosomal protein S27-2, which produces MEVDYLNLDPHEEAKKHKLKRLVQGPNSFFMDVRCPGCLTITTIFSHAQTAVICGSCNIVLSEPTGGRCKLTKGCSFRKKVE; this is translated from the exons atggaaGTAGATTACCTTAATCTAGATCCTCATGAAGAGGCGAAGaaacataaattaaagCGCCTTGTACAAGGCCCCAACTCCTTTTTTATGGATGTTAGGTGCCCCGGATGCTTGACTATCACTACAATCTTCAGTCATGCACAAACAGCCGTTATCTGTGGAAG ctGTAACATTGTTCTGTCTGAGCCGACGGGAGGGAGATGTAAGCTTACAAAGGGTTGTTCATTCCGTAAAAAGGTTGAATAA
- the ctse-b gene encoding Eukaryotic aspartyl protease family protein — MKFNVFKYLTLIFSLGIYSFSFVSSLFLANGSTLKDLSAEIFKRIGSVIIDAYDTPATVYMKELFNHTTSDCDKCYTHIFNMEYPRMLSSQIFNKPDHSVNLYRFALNKKKRKKHSERSNSHTKHSDASKRPNEYSYLKFKSDDGSQNLQQYLLNFENSQYFGEIQVGTPPKSFVVVFDTGSSQLWIPSKACLNHSSNGCARHRMFDSSASTTYEPMMKGDEMMSEYIRYGTGECVLALGFDNVKIGSLNVKHQSIGLSVLESEHPFGDLPFDGLVGLGFPDTELKESKKLTPIFDSIRNQKILKRNIIAFYMSKDIKQPGSLSFGSIDPKYVLPGHKPWWFPVVKTDYWEIEVSSLLVDGEPVQFDRKYNAAIDTGSSLISGPSDVIIPLLEKITVEEDCSNIDKLPRLSFVFSDVMGRKVKFDLDPEDYVLKDEVEKVCMVGVLPMDMPEPKKPLFVIGANFLRRYISIFDRDQMVVGLVPASHDQNNENKQEQLSDKFKAPDDAQRTRNYFYIAMVILALVVGLGYFIYNTYPPPQDQF; from the exons atgaaatttaacgtttttaaatatttaactttaatatttagCTTGGGAATTTACTCTTTTTCTTTTGTTTCTTCCCTTTTTCTGGCTAATGGTTCAACTTTAAAGGACTTGTCTGCTGAAATATTTAAGCGTATAGGTAGTGTGATAATTGACGCCTATGATACTCCTGCAACTGTTTACATGAAGGAGCTTTTCAATCACACTACGAGTGACTGTGATAAATGCTATACgcacatttttaacatgGAATATCCCAGAATGCTATCATCgcaaatttttaataagCCTGACCACTCAGTTAATCTCTACAGATTTGCTCTAAACAAGAAGAAACGTAAAAAACACTCAGAACGATCTAATTCTCATACTAAACATTCCGATGCTAGTAAAAGACCTAATGagtatagttatttaaaattcaaGTCTGATGACGGATCACAGAACCTTCAGCAGTACCTTTTAAACTTCGAAAATAGTCAATATTTTGGTGAAATTCAAGTGGGAACCCCGCCAAAAAGCTTCGTAGTC gtATTTGACACCGGATCAAGTCAATTATGGATACCATCAAAAGCATGCCtcaa TCATAGTTCAAATGGTTGTGCAAGGCATAGAATGTTTGATTCATCTGCGTCTACTACTTATGAACCCATGATGAAAGGTGATGAAATGATGAGTGAATATATCCGTTACGGTACCGGTGAATGCG TACTGGCACTTGGATTTGATAACGTGAAAATCGGGTCTCT AAATGTGAAACACCAATCAATTGGATTATCTGTACTTGAAAGTGAGCATCCGTTTGGCGATTTGCCTTTCGATGGGTTAGTTGGTCTTGGATTTCCCGATACTGAACTCAAAGAATCAAAGAAACTCACTCCCATATTCGACTCGATAAGAAATCAG aaaatattaaagagGAATATAATAGCATTTTACATGTCAAAGGACATTAAACA ACCTGGGTCTCTTTCTTTTGGAAGCATTGATCCTAAATATGTACTTCCAGGACATAAACCATGGTGGTTTCCCGTTGTTAAAACTG attacTGGGAGATTGAAGTATCTTCCTTATTGGTTGATGGTGAACCTGTTCAGTTTGATAGAAAATATAATGCGGCAATAGATACTGGAAGTAGTTTAATATCAGGACCATCAGATGTGATAATACCTCTACTTGAAAAGATTACTGTTGAAGAAGATTGTTCTAACATTGATAAACTCCCACGTTTATCATTTGTATTTTCAGATGTCATGGGAAgaaaagtaaaatttgaCCTTGATCCTGAGGATTACGTGTTAAAGGACGAAGTTGAGAAGGTGTGTATGGTGGGAGTTCTGCCAATGGATATGCCCGAGCCTAAAAAGCCTTTGTTTGTTATAGGCGCAAACTTTCTCAGAAGATACATCTCAATATTCGACAGGGATCAAATGGTCGTTGGATTAGTCCCGGCATCACATGAtcaaaataatgaaaataaacaaGAACAACTCTCAGATAAGTTCAAAGCGCCAGATG ACGCACAAAGAACTAGAAACTACTTCTACATCGCCATGGTAATCCTGGCTCTAGTTGTCGGTCTTGGatactttatttataacACATATCCTCCTCCACAAgatcaattttaa